From the Flavimarina sp. Hel_I_48 genome, one window contains:
- a CDS encoding S41 family peptidase: MKKLPQLLVMCFFIALTTSCSKDRDDEIQPVAESLEVENFIYSAMNIWYLYKPNVPALADDRFANQEELDAYLNGFETPELLFYEGVKAPEPLDRFSIITPDYRELERSFAGVSLNNGMDFGLGRISDGSNQLVGFVRYVLPNTSAEAQGVERGMLFTQIDGNPLTLDNYRELLAQTSYEITVADINSNNEITETGQTISLTKEEYTENPIFIIKTFDNIGGQKVGYLMYNSFTANFDEELNNTFADLKASGINELILDLRYNSGGSVRSATDLAAMITGQFAGEVFSTEVFNPQLQAIFEAGPDAEDLNNRFNTEISGGTAINSLNLSKLYVLTTGSSASASELVINGLDPYIDVVQIGETTTGKFQASTTFYDNEAPRFSRNGANPNHFYAIQPLIFTSANVNGVTGFVDGLVPEVLVEERVSTYGVLGDENEPLLRTALDQIRGGRSFDLKQAQGLILPLVGESGMESPTYQRMYVDTPKLNK; encoded by the coding sequence ATGAAGAAATTACCCCAATTATTGGTTATGTGCTTTTTTATAGCGCTTACAACTTCTTGCAGCAAAGACCGGGACGATGAGATTCAACCCGTAGCTGAAAGCTTAGAAGTAGAAAATTTTATCTACAGCGCCATGAACATCTGGTACCTATATAAGCCGAATGTACCTGCGCTGGCAGATGATCGCTTCGCAAATCAGGAGGAACTTGACGCGTACCTAAACGGCTTTGAAACGCCCGAGCTCCTTTTTTACGAAGGAGTCAAAGCTCCAGAACCACTGGATCGTTTTAGCATCATAACACCAGATTACCGCGAACTGGAACGTAGTTTTGCCGGTGTAAGCCTTAATAATGGTATGGATTTTGGCCTTGGCCGAATTAGTGATGGCAGCAATCAACTTGTAGGTTTTGTGCGTTATGTGCTGCCCAATACTTCTGCTGAAGCACAGGGAGTAGAACGCGGAATGCTTTTTACCCAAATAGACGGCAACCCCCTCACCCTGGATAATTATAGAGAACTTCTCGCACAGACCAGTTATGAGATTACCGTTGCTGACATCAATAGTAACAACGAAATTACCGAAACTGGTCAGACCATATCCCTTACCAAAGAGGAATATACCGAAAATCCTATTTTTATCATCAAAACCTTTGATAACATAGGGGGTCAGAAAGTGGGCTATCTTATGTACAATTCCTTTACGGCCAATTTTGACGAGGAGCTCAACAATACTTTTGCTGATCTTAAGGCCAGTGGTATTAACGAACTCATTCTTGATCTGCGCTACAATAGTGGTGGATCGGTGCGTTCTGCGACAGATCTTGCCGCGATGATCACCGGCCAGTTTGCCGGGGAAGTCTTCTCTACAGAAGTTTTTAATCCGCAGCTTCAGGCTATATTTGAAGCTGGACCTGATGCCGAAGATCTCAACAATCGTTTTAATACTGAAATCAGTGGTGGCACAGCTATAAATAGCCTCAACCTAAGCAAACTTTATGTACTTACCACGGGAAGTTCTGCCTCAGCGAGTGAGCTTGTGATCAATGGGCTAGATCCTTATATAGATGTGGTGCAGATAGGGGAAACCACAACTGGTAAATTTCAGGCTTCGACCACGTTTTATGATAATGAAGCGCCCCGTTTTAGTAGAAATGGTGCCAATCCCAATCATTTTTATGCCATTCAGCCGCTTATTTTTACCTCGGCCAATGTCAATGGGGTAACTGGCTTTGTAGATGGTCTGGTTCCTGAAGTTCTTGTTGAGGAACGCGTATCCACCTATGGTGTTTTGGGTGATGAAAATGAACCTCTTTTAAGAACTGCTTTAGATCAAATACGCGGCGGAAGGTCTTTTGACCTCAAGCAGGCACAAGGTTTGATCCTTCCCCTTGTTGGAGAATCTGGTATGGAAAGCCCCACCTACCAGCGTATGTATGTAGATACGCCGAAGTTGAATAAATAA
- a CDS encoding DUF5074 domain-containing protein, translated as MKTMKHLFFTVFAATLFLTSCSSDDDGIGPDPVPEGDYAEGSFVLNEGNSNPATASISFIANDGTLTNDIFRKVNPDAAEIGTFLQNMFFDDTRAFIVSGSANSVTVVDRYTFEYVATISSDFENPRYGTIVGSKAYVTNAANFAQGSNDNFLTVINLDDYSTEKVVLNNSAEKILSEDGKVYISNGYYGEGNSIDVFDPTSNTVEKIIDLGKGNIPNSFQEEDDKILVMTADSTGLGKLFTIDLASASIEQTLTLPEATVSPGNIKIDDNKIYYTSGNAVYTIEQGETTFPEEALINFNTDESFSYLYGFDVEDDVIYISDSGNYATDSEAYRYSLDGNLEQTYTVGVGPNGFYTND; from the coding sequence ATGAAAACAATGAAACACCTCTTTTTTACCGTTTTTGCGGCGACCCTTTTCCTGACCTCTTGTTCTAGCGATGATGATGGTATAGGCCCAGATCCGGTACCGGAAGGCGATTATGCAGAAGGTTCTTTTGTGCTTAATGAAGGCAACAGCAATCCTGCAACGGCTTCGATTAGTTTTATTGCCAATGATGGAACACTTACCAATGATATTTTTAGAAAAGTAAATCCTGACGCAGCAGAGATTGGGACTTTCCTTCAAAACATGTTTTTTGACGATACGCGTGCGTTTATTGTTTCAGGTTCTGCAAATAGCGTAACCGTGGTAGATCGTTATACTTTTGAATATGTAGCTACAATTAGCAGTGATTTTGAAAATCCACGTTATGGAACAATTGTAGGCAGTAAAGCCTATGTGACAAATGCGGCAAATTTTGCTCAAGGTAGCAATGATAATTTTTTAACCGTTATTAATTTAGATGACTATTCTACTGAAAAGGTTGTCCTAAACAATAGCGCGGAAAAGATACTAAGCGAGGATGGAAAGGTATATATATCTAACGGTTATTATGGTGAGGGCAATTCGATCGATGTTTTTGACCCAACCTCAAATACCGTTGAGAAAATAATTGATCTTGGGAAGGGTAATATTCCTAACTCCTTTCAAGAGGAGGATGATAAAATATTAGTAATGACTGCGGATAGTACCGGTCTAGGCAAACTTTTTACCATTGATCTTGCTTCCGCCAGCATTGAGCAAACCTTAACACTTCCAGAAGCTACGGTTAGCCCTGGAAATATAAAAATTGACGACAATAAAATTTATTATACCTCAGGCAATGCTGTTTACACTATTGAACAGGGAGAAACTACTTTTCCCGAAGAAGCTTTGATAAACTTTAATACTGATGAGAGTTTTTCTTACTTGTACGGTTTTGATGTTGAAGATGATGTTATTTACATTTCAGATAGTGGTAATTACGCTACAGACAGTGAAGCATATCGCTATTCTCTAGATGGAAACTTAGAGCAAACGTACACCGTGGGTGTAGGTCCCAATGGTTTTTATACTAATGATTAA
- a CDS encoding TonB-dependent receptor plug domain-containing protein, which yields MKHTFQLLIICLLASFSGFAQQPVPLDEVLLYGDKNLKKYSSTQPVVRLTDSVIKRSGSSLTDLLNTNSSIYFKENGAGMVSSPSFRGTTAQQTAVIWNGININSQLNGQTDFNTINPLVFDAVSVRSGGGSVLYGSSAIGGTVHLDNSLAFNLDFNTEFRVNYGSFDAYGVNFQTKYSTENVSTAITVNRTGSDNDFEFPDSNGQNFNGQFYNNSLNASVAFKLDTENTVRLYHYIFDGRRNFSLIIPTEIRTKYENTDTRSLVEWEQKHKRFTSLAKVAFLTEDYKYFANIYKQSYSGGSVNTLIGKLDLGYDLGSQAQVNAILSYNSNKGEGSSIPEERRNIAAASLLFKQKLGSLFVYELSGRKEATSVYDSPFLYSAGARYEFSEFYALSFNTSKNFRIPTYNDLYWENSGNADLKPETSYQAEVGNSFQISDFSARITGYYMDITNMIRWIPAGANWKPVNTDNVHAYGVEIQADYVKKFGHKQLKFSGNYAYTVSEDVETGDQLIYVPYNKTTFSAAYENRGYAFFYQLVGVGEVFTRSDNASQYNLEGYALSNLGGSYTFGRKKEYQVGLQVRNIFNTAYQSVASREMPGRNYNFYLNFNF from the coding sequence ATGAAACATACCTTTCAACTTCTTATTATTTGTCTTTTGGCGAGCTTTTCGGGCTTCGCGCAGCAACCTGTCCCCTTAGATGAGGTGTTACTCTACGGTGATAAAAACCTCAAAAAGTACAGCAGTACCCAGCCGGTAGTCAGACTTACAGATAGCGTTATCAAGCGCAGCGGTTCCAGCCTTACTGATTTACTGAATACCAATTCTTCTATTTATTTCAAGGAAAATGGTGCGGGAATGGTTTCTTCGCCTTCCTTCCGGGGTACCACCGCGCAGCAAACCGCCGTGATATGGAATGGTATAAACATCAACTCCCAACTCAATGGGCAAACCGATTTTAACACGATCAATCCACTGGTTTTTGATGCGGTGAGCGTGCGCAGCGGTGGCGGTAGCGTGCTTTACGGCAGCAGTGCGATAGGCGGCACCGTTCATCTGGATAATTCCCTGGCTTTCAATTTGGATTTTAATACTGAATTTCGGGTAAATTATGGCAGTTTTGATGCCTATGGAGTGAATTTTCAAACAAAATATTCCACCGAAAATGTAAGTACGGCAATTACCGTAAACAGGACCGGTTCTGATAATGATTTTGAATTTCCCGATAGTAATGGCCAGAATTTTAATGGCCAGTTTTACAACAACAGCTTAAATGCTTCGGTTGCTTTTAAACTGGATACGGAAAATACTGTCAGATTGTATCACTATATATTTGATGGAAGGCGCAATTTTTCATTGATTATCCCAACGGAAATCAGGACTAAATATGAGAATACAGATACCCGAAGCCTGGTAGAATGGGAACAAAAACATAAGCGTTTTACAAGCCTCGCCAAAGTGGCCTTTCTTACCGAAGACTATAAATACTTTGCTAATATCTATAAGCAAAGTTACTCTGGCGGAAGCGTGAATACCCTAATTGGTAAGTTGGACCTGGGTTATGATCTGGGTTCGCAGGCGCAGGTCAATGCTATTTTAAGTTACAACAGCAACAAAGGTGAAGGCAGTAGCATCCCTGAAGAACGCCGAAATATTGCCGCCGCCAGTCTGCTTTTTAAACAAAAACTGGGATCCCTCTTTGTTTATGAACTTTCTGGGCGAAAAGAAGCGACTTCCGTTTATGATAGTCCGTTTTTATATTCCGCTGGAGCGCGGTATGAGTTTTCAGAATTTTACGCGCTTTCGTTCAATACTTCCAAAAACTTTAGGATTCCAACGTATAACGATCTCTATTGGGAAAACAGCGGCAATGCCGACTTAAAACCAGAAACGTCTTACCAGGCCGAAGTGGGAAATTCCTTCCAAATCAGTGATTTTTCCGCTAGAATTACCGGCTATTATATGGATATCACCAATATGATCCGATGGATTCCCGCGGGTGCCAATTGGAAACCGGTAAATACAGATAATGTGCATGCTTACGGAGTTGAAATTCAGGCCGACTATGTAAAGAAATTTGGCCATAAGCAGTTGAAATTCAGTGGAAATTATGCCTACACCGTTTCAGAAGATGTAGAAACCGGCGATCAATTGATCTACGTTCCCTACAACAAAACCACCTTTTCTGCCGCCTATGAGAACCGCGGCTATGCTTTTTTTTATCAGTTGGTAGGCGTGGGCGAAGTCTTTACGCGGTCAGACAATGCATCGCAATATAACCTGGAGGGCTACGCGCTTTCTAATCTGGGCGGGAGCTACACTTTTGGCAGAAAAAAGGAATATCAAGTGGGCCTCCAGGTGCGCAATATATTTAATACCGCTTATCAAAGCGTGGCGAGCAGGGAAATGCCCGGCCGCAATTACAATTTTTATCTAAACTTTAATTTTTAA
- a CDS encoding DUF2188 domain-containing protein produces MKRKTFYTKELGKKVAEGAKIVDPHRYHIIRSDGHKWAVVADGKTRALRVFPDQKQAKFYAEQTATKSNGKVIVHKSTGEVEEVVSFED; encoded by the coding sequence ATGAAAAGGAAGACATTTTATACTAAAGAACTAGGTAAAAAAGTAGCAGAAGGAGCAAAAATTGTAGATCCTCATAGATATCATATCATACGTAGCGACGGTCATAAATGGGCCGTAGTGGCTGATGGAAAAACCCGGGCTTTACGTGTATTTCCTGATCAAAAACAAGCAAAATTTTATGCAGAACAAACTGCCACAAAATCAAATGGTAAAGTTATTGTTCATAAAAGTACAGGTGAAGTAGAAGAAGTGGTATCCTTTGAAGACTAA
- a CDS encoding ABC transporter substrate-binding protein, with protein sequence MKNQFRLNFACFYPILLGFLIISCKQEPKNSVKVPGGNEVEINYATGFEITHYPDFSIITVTEAFPDSDKTYRYALAKDKNNVPDSLNADAVIHIPVKNMVVTSTTHIPSLEMLGVENTLKGFPNLDYISSEKTRKLIDAGKIKELGQNESINTETTINLDPDVVVSFGVEGENKALASLTRAGIPVVYNGDWVEHDPLGKAEWIKFFAAFYDKQEMGDSIFSSIVANYSQIKEKVANSKESPTVLSGAMFKDVWYMPKGDSWAAKLIEDAHGDYLYKKTTGTGSLSLSLEEVLDTAQKADFWIAPNSFESYNSLQDASAVYAQFEAFKNHKVFGFGSKKGATGGLIYYELAPNRPDWVLNDLAAILHPSLFPDYKPHFYAPLEP encoded by the coding sequence ATGAAGAACCAATTCCGACTTAATTTTGCGTGTTTTTACCCCATTTTATTGGGTTTTTTGATCATTTCTTGTAAACAGGAACCAAAAAATTCGGTCAAAGTTCCTGGCGGAAACGAAGTGGAAATAAACTATGCAACTGGTTTTGAGATCACCCACTATCCTGATTTTTCCATCATTACCGTGACCGAAGCTTTTCCCGATAGCGATAAAACATACCGCTATGCTTTAGCCAAAGACAAAAACAACGTGCCAGATTCCCTCAATGCGGATGCAGTGATCCACATCCCTGTTAAAAATATGGTCGTGACCTCAACCACGCACATCCCGTCGCTGGAAATGCTGGGCGTGGAAAATACCTTAAAAGGCTTTCCCAATCTGGATTATATTTCTTCGGAAAAAACCAGAAAATTAATCGATGCCGGTAAAATTAAGGAACTGGGACAAAACGAATCAATCAATACAGAAACCACGATCAATCTCGATCCTGATGTGGTGGTGAGTTTTGGTGTGGAAGGAGAGAATAAAGCGCTTGCTTCCCTAACCCGAGCGGGTATTCCTGTAGTTTACAATGGGGACTGGGTAGAACATGATCCGCTGGGAAAAGCAGAATGGATAAAGTTTTTCGCCGCTTTCTATGACAAACAGGAAATGGGTGATTCCATATTCAGTTCCATCGTAGCAAACTATTCTCAAATCAAAGAAAAAGTCGCCAATTCAAAAGAAAGCCCCACGGTTTTAAGCGGCGCCATGTTCAAAGATGTCTGGTATATGCCAAAAGGTGATAGCTGGGCGGCAAAACTTATTGAAGATGCGCACGGTGATTATTTATATAAGAAGACAACGGGCACGGGCAGCCTTTCCTTAAGCCTGGAAGAGGTGCTTGACACTGCCCAGAAAGCCGATTTCTGGATCGCGCCAAACTCCTTTGAATCTTATAATTCACTTCAAGATGCCAGTGCTGTTTACGCCCAGTTTGAAGCTTTTAAAAACCACAAGGTATTTGGTTTTGGTTCAAAAAAAGGAGCGACGGGAGGTTTGATCTATTATGAACTCGCTCCAAACAGGCCTGACTGGGTCCTTAACGATCTTGCCGCTATTTTGCACCCTTCGCTTTTTCCTGATTACAAACCTCATTTTTACGCGCCCCTTGAGCCATAA
- a CDS encoding iron chelate uptake ABC transporter family permease subunit: MSHNIKNKGLFLTLGLFLMLAFLANLWLGSVHIPLVEILYGITGQEVSKEAWQYIIVDYRLPKALAALMTGSGLAAAGLMMQTLFKNPLAGPFVLGISSGASLGVAIFILGGSFLGISASYFSGSWGLILAASLGSFLVLAVVVSVAARVRDAMALLIIGLMFGSLTSAVVSILAYFSPASELQRYIFWSFGSLGDISWSGIGILSICYGMGILMAFSILKSLNSLLLGDLYAQTMGISLKRNRLIVIIATSILAGSLTAFTGPIAFVGLAVPHLIRQLFNTANHWVLMPASLMGGALLMLICDSIAQAPFHSFTLPINAITSLLGAPVVIWLLIRKKRLIF, encoded by the coding sequence TTGAGCCATAACATAAAAAATAAAGGTTTATTTCTCACCCTGGGGCTATTTCTAATGCTCGCATTTCTGGCCAATTTATGGTTGGGATCGGTACATATTCCGCTTGTTGAAATCCTTTATGGAATCACGGGTCAGGAAGTTTCTAAAGAAGCCTGGCAGTATATTATTGTTGATTACCGCCTTCCCAAAGCGCTTGCCGCACTTATGACCGGTAGCGGACTCGCAGCCGCCGGACTCATGATGCAAACCTTATTTAAGAATCCGCTGGCGGGACCTTTTGTGCTGGGAATAAGCAGCGGCGCCAGTCTGGGCGTGGCCATTTTTATTCTGGGCGGAAGTTTTTTGGGCATTTCGGCAAGCTATTTTAGCGGAAGTTGGGGTTTGATTTTAGCTGCCAGTTTGGGAAGTTTTTTGGTACTGGCCGTGGTGGTATCGGTGGCGGCACGGGTTCGTGATGCGATGGCTCTGCTCATTATCGGGCTTATGTTTGGCAGCCTTACTTCTGCCGTAGTTAGTATTTTGGCTTATTTTAGTCCGGCGAGCGAGCTGCAGCGCTACATTTTCTGGTCTTTTGGCAGTCTGGGCGATATTTCGTGGAGCGGTATAGGGATTCTGTCCATTTGCTACGGCATGGGGATTTTAATGGCTTTCAGTATTTTAAAAAGCCTAAACAGTTTGCTACTTGGCGACCTCTATGCACAAACCATGGGAATCTCCTTGAAAAGAAATCGGCTTATCGTTATTATTGCAACAAGCATTCTCGCTGGGAGCCTCACCGCTTTTACCGGTCCTATCGCCTTTGTGGGCCTTGCCGTCCCCCACCTGATCAGGCAGTTGTTTAATACGGCAAACCACTGGGTGCTTATGCCGGCCTCGCTTATGGGTGGCGCGCTCCTTATGCTTATTTGTGATAGTATTGCGCAGGCGCCTTTTCATTCTTTTACGTTGCCCATCAATGCCATAACCTCCCTTCTGGGCGCACCGGTCGTGATCTGGTTATTGATCAGAAAAAAGAGATTGATCTTTTAA
- a CDS encoding ABC transporter ATP-binding protein — translation MDKNQHKTPINPVLKTKNLSVGYSPNATQKEIVSGITISFQKGELIGLVGINGSGKSTLLRSLSGLQKPLHGTIFLEGKKLESISAEKRSQLISVVLTGQPISKNLSVAELVALGRQPYTNWLGNLNKNDIKSINNALTATEMQALKNEKCHRLSDGQLQRALIARALAQETSLIILDEPTTHLDLHHKASVLKLLQHICTTTGTTILFSSHDIELILPLCDKMLVLQEKKCIMDTPEKLVENGTFSGLFPKEIIGFDPKTVRFYLKK, via the coding sequence ATGGACAAAAACCAACATAAAACACCCATAAATCCGGTTTTAAAGACTAAAAATCTTAGCGTGGGTTATTCCCCGAATGCGACACAAAAAGAGATTGTTTCCGGTATAACTATTTCATTCCAAAAAGGGGAGCTTATAGGGCTCGTGGGCATTAATGGTTCAGGTAAATCCACTTTGTTGCGCAGTCTTTCCGGTTTGCAGAAGCCTTTGCACGGAACGATTTTTTTAGAAGGAAAAAAGTTGGAAAGTATTTCTGCCGAAAAGCGCTCACAACTAATCAGCGTGGTACTTACCGGGCAGCCTATTTCTAAAAACCTCAGCGTTGCAGAACTTGTCGCTCTGGGCAGACAGCCCTACACCAACTGGCTGGGAAATCTCAATAAAAATGATATAAAAAGCATTAACAACGCGCTTACCGCCACCGAAATGCAGGCCTTAAAAAATGAAAAATGCCACCGTTTAAGTGATGGCCAACTGCAGCGCGCGCTCATCGCCCGCGCACTTGCTCAGGAGACGAGCCTTATCATTCTGGATGAACCTACAACGCATCTTGATTTGCACCACAAAGCTTCGGTGCTCAAGCTTTTGCAACATATTTGTACCACGACAGGAACGACCATTCTGTTCTCGAGTCATGATATTGAATTGATCCTTCCGCTCTGTGATAAAATGCTCGTGCTCCAGGAAAAAAAATGCATCATGGATACTCCTGAAAAATTAGTGGAAAATGGCACTTTTTCTGGTCTGTTTCCGAAGGAAATCATCGGTTTTGACCCGAAAACAGTCCGTTTTTACCTCAAAAAATAA